The nucleotide sequence ACCCGGAGTGACCACGTAGGGTGGACGGCGCTGTTTTCGTCCACCGTGACGGCTGCGACTGCCTAACCTTGCCGTCCATAAAATGAGGCCGTAGCTCGGATGAAATCCGGGGCAGGCGTCTGCAGTCGGCACGGTTTATCCCGGATTGCATCCGGGCTGCAGGCGCCCCACAACCTTGCACCATCCGCATGCAACGCAGCCCTGCCTCGGTGCATAACAGCGTGCACAAACCCTCGCAGCGCCCTCAAAAATCACCTAACCACTTGAAAATAAGTCACTTTAAAGAACTGGCACCGACATTGCTCTAGACATTCCATCACTTGGATACAAGATGGAATTCAGAGCATGCCTAACGCCCCTATCGCCTTCACCCTCGCCGACTGGCAACAGGCCTACCGCGACGGCCAATCGCCCGCCGAGCTGCTGCATAGCCTGCTTGATCAACTAACCTGCGCGGATAACGCCTGGATTGTTCTGGCCAATGAGGCTCAACTGAGCACGCAACTCGATGGTTTAGCCGCCCGATTGAGGGATGCAGGCGGCGACCTGAGTAAGCTGCCGTTGTACGGCGTGCCATTCGCCATCAAGGACAATATCGACGCCGCCGGTTGGCCCACCACCGCCGCCTGCCCGGAGTTTGCCTACAGCGCGGCAGCCGACGCCACGGTGGTGGCAAAGCTGCGGGCAGCCGGTGCCATTCTGATCGGCAAGACCAACCTCGACCAGTTCGCCACCGGCCTGGTCGGCACCCGCTCACCCCATGGCGCGGTGCGCAACAGTTTTAACCCAGATTACGTCAGCGGCGGTTCCAGCTCCGGCTCGGCCAGTGTGGTGGCGCGCGGCTTGGTGCCGTTCTCGCTGGGCACCGACACCGCTGGTTCAGGCCGTGTGCCCGCCGGCTTCAACAATATTGTTGGGCTCAAGCCGAGCAAAGGCTGGCTGTCCACTAGCGGCGTGGTGCCAGCCTGCAAGACGCTCGATTGCATCTCAGTATTCGCCCTGACCGTGAGCGACGCCCTGACCGTCGCGCAGATTGCCGGTGGCTATGATGCAACCGACCCCTACAGCCGTAAAAACCCCATGAGCGCCAAGGTTGGGATGCCGGCCAAGCCCCGTTTAGCCGTGCCGAGCAATCCCGCGTTTTTTGGCGACTCGCAGAATCAGGCGGTCTATGCAGCGGCGCTGGACACACTGCGCGCGCTGGGTGCAGAGGTCTGCGAAATCGACTTCACGCCCTTTCGGCAACTGGCCGACCAACTCTATTACGGCAGCTGGGTAGCTGAGCGCACGGTGGCGCTGGAAGGCGTCAATCCTGCGCATATCAACCCGGTGGTACGCGGCATCGTCGATAATGGCCATACCTACAGCGCCTGCGACGCTTACAAGGCCGAATACATTCGCGCCGAACTGAGCCGCACCATCAACGAGGTACTCGCCGATTTCGACGCATTGGTGGTGCCGACCTCGCCGACCATTCGCAGCCTCGCCGAGATGGAGGTTGAACCGGTGTTGTTCAACAGCCAGTTCGGCACCTACACCAACTTCACCAACCTCGCCGACCTCTCAGCCCTGGCCCTGCCAGCCGGCTTTCGCGCTGACGGCCTGCCCGCCGGCATCACCTTGATTGCCCCCGCTTGGCACGACCAGGCCCTGGCTGCTTTCGGCAAACGCTGGCAGCACGCACTCAACCTACCGCTGGGTGCAACCGGCCGCGCGCTGCCTAGCCAGATGACCAACAACGATCCTGCGCCGGGTGGCGTACGCGTAGCCGTGGTCGGCGCTCACCTCACCGGCATGCCACTTAATTTTCAACTGACCAGCCGCGACGCCGTGCTGGTGGAGCAAACCACCAGCGCCGCCACCTATCGGCTGTATGCACTGCCCGGCACCGTGCCGCCCAAACCGGGGCTGGCGCGGGTGGCTGAGGATGGCGCGGCAATCATCGTCGAGCTGTGGGATATCCCCCAAGCGCGCTTTGGCGAGTTTGTCGCAGAAATCCCTGCACCACTGGGCATCGGCAACCTGCAATTGGCTGATGGCCGCTGGGTCAAAGGCTTTATCTGTGAGCCGTATGCCCTGCACGGCGCGCGCGACATCACCAGCTTTGGCGGCTGGCGCGCATTCATTGCCAGCCAGCAGCAGGGCTGACCCCCATGCAACTGAGCGGCGCGCCCAGCAGCGGTAAGGAACGCCCGGAGAATTTCGCCGAGCGCATCTACCTGCAGCTCAAAGACGACATCTTTGAGTTTCGCCTGCTGCCCGGTGATCGCTTCTCCGAAAGCGAGATCGCCGAGCGCATGGCGGTTAGCCGCACGCCCGTGCGCCAGGCGTTGTATCGATTGGAACGTGAAGGCTATCTGCAGGTGTATTTCCGCAGCGGCTGGCAGGTCAAGCCGTTCGACTTCGCTCATTTTGAGGAATTGTACGAGGTGCGCATCGTCCTCGAACTGGAGGCTGTGCGGCGCTTATGCGAACGCCCTGTGGATGAGCAATCGCCTGCACTGGAACAACTAAAACGCACTTGGTTGGTGCGGCCCGAGCAACGTTTGCAGGATGGCCGCGAAGTCTCGCGCCTAGATGAGCGTTTTCATTGCTTGCTGGTGGAGGCGGCGGGCAACCGCGAAATGGCCCGCCTGCACGCCGAAGTGAGCGAGAAGATCCGCATTATCCGGCGTCTGGACTTCACCCAGAGCCCACGCGTAGCGGCCACTTATGCCGAACATGGACAAATACTTGCGGCAATTTTGTCGCGCCGAAGCAAAGAGGCACAGCTATTGCTCAAGACCCATGTAGAGGTCAGCAAGGCGCAAGTGCACACCATCACCCTGCATATGTTGCATAACGCGCGTCAGCGCAGCCTGCCAGACGCAGCGGTGAAGCCTTAGGACTCGACCCTGTTTCAACTGCCAGATAAACAATTAGAAACCAGCAGCTCAAACACTTAAGTTCGTGAATGGAGATCGCACCATGCAACGTCGCAATCTGATCAAGGCCTTTACCCTGTCCGCGTCCATCGCCGCCATGGGCATGAGCTGGACCCTGCACGCCGCCGAAACCATCAAGGTGGGTGTGCTGCATTCGCTGTCTGGCACCATGGCCATCTCGGAAACCTCGCTGAAAGACATGGCGTTGATGACCATTGACGAGATCAACGCTAAAGGCGGCGTGCTCGGCAAGCAACTTGAAGCCGTAGTGGTTGACCCGGCGTCCAACTGGCCGCTGTTCGCCGAACGTGGTCGTCAGTTGCTGACCCAGGACAAAGTCGCCGTGACCTTCGGCTGCTGGACCTCGGTGTCGCGCAAATCCGTCCTGCCGGTCTATGAAGAACTCAACGGCCTGCTGTTCTACCCCGTGCAGTACGAAGGCGAAGAGATGTCGCCAAACGTGTTCTACACCGGTGCAGCGCCAAACCAGCAAGCCATCCCAGCGGTCGAGTACCTGATGAGCGAAGACGGCGGCGCTGCCAAGCGCTACTTCCTGCTCGGCACTGACTACGTTTACCCGCGCACCACCAACAAGATCCTGCGCGCCTTCCTGATCAGCAAAGGCGTGGCTGATAAAGACATCGAAGAGGTCTACACCCCGTTCGGTCATAGCGATTACCAAACCATCGTCGCCAACATCAAGAAGTTCTCCGCCGGCGGCAAAACCGCGGTGATCTCCACTGTCAACGGTGACTCCAACGTACCGTTCTACAAAGAACTGGCCAACCAGGGCATCGAAGCCACCGACATTCCAGTGGTGGCCTTCTCGGTCGGTGAAGAAGAACTGCGCGGTATCGACACCAAACCGCTGGTCGGCCAGTTGGCCGCCTGGAACTACTTCCAGTCGGTCGAGAACCCGGTCAACACCAAGTTCGTCGCCGATTGGAAAGCCTACGCCCAAGCCAAGAAGCTGCCGAACGCCGATACCGTGGTCACCAATGACCCGATGGAAGCCACTTACGTAGGCATCCACATGTGGGCGCAAGCCGTTGAAAAAGCCGGCACCACCGATGTCGATAAGGTGCGCGAGGCCATGGCCGGGCAGACCTTTGCCGCGCCCAGTGGCTTCACTCTGACCATGGACAAAACCAACCATCACCTGCACAAGCCCGTAATGATTGGTGAAGTACAGGAAGACGGTCAGTTCTCGGTGGTCTGGCAGACAGAAGGGCCAGTCCGTGCGCAGCCATGGAGCCCGTACATCGAAGGCAACGACAAGAAGCCGGATTACGCGGTGAAGTCGAACTAAGGCAAAAAGCCCTCCCCCCCTGAATGTGCTGATAGCGCAGCACGCGTTTACCGCCCCTCTCCCGCTTGCGGGAGAGGGCGTGGGCGACCCGTGAAGGCGGGGAAGGTCGCTGTAGCCCGGATGCAATCCGGGAAGACCGCTCCCGGATTGCATCCGGGCTACGCCAAGGAACGCCCATGTCCACTGCCCTTACCCGAACTCTACTGAGCCTGCTGTTGCTGCTGCCGTTGGCCGTGCACGCCGGTGATGCCCAAGACTTTGTCGCCGCTAACCCAGCCAAGCAGGCCAGCCTGCTGGAACGCTGGTCCGCTGCGCCCGATGCGGCGCGCCTGCCGTTGATTGAAGCCCTGCAACAAGGCCGCGTCGCAGCCGACAGCGCGAAAAACGCCTTTATTGAAATAGATGGCGCGTATCAACCTGCCGAAGGCGACGTGCAGCCTGTCGAAACACCCAAGAAGCTGCGCCTGAATAACCGCCTGCGCGGCCTGACCGCCACCGCACTGGCCAGCCACCAACTGCTCGGCGAAGACCCGGCACTGCGCCTGGCCGCTGCCAAGCAACTGCAGAAGAGTGCCAAACCGGCGCAACTGCAACTGCTCAACGCCCAAGTCGCCAGCGAAACCGACGATGGCGTGCGCGACGCCCTGACGCTGGCCCTGGCCAACCTGCAACTGGTTGATAGCGACCCGGCCGTGCGCCTGGCAGCCGTTCGCCTGCTCGGTGAAACCGGCGACCCACTGGCCCGCACCCGCCTGGAAACCCTGCTCGACCCCGCCGTGGAAAGCGATGCTGGTGTACGCACCGCCGCCGAAACCAGCCTGGCGCAAGTCAAACGCAAACTGCTGATCGGCGAACTGCTCGGCCAGGCATTCAGCGGCCTGTCACTCGGCTCGATTCTGTTGCTGGCCGCCCTCGGTCTGGCCATCACCTTTGGCCTGCTCGGCGTCATCAACATGGCTCACGGCGAGATGCTGATGCTCGGTGCCTACTCCACCTGCATGGTGCAGGTCATGTTCCAGCGCTTCGCCCCGGAGGCGATTGCCCTCTATCCGCTGGTGGCGCTGCCGGTGGCATTTCTCGTCACCGCCACCATCGGCATGGCCTTGGAGCGTACGGTGATCCGCCATCTTTACGGCCGCCCGCTGGAAACCCTGCTGGCCACGTGGGGCATCAGCCTGATCTTGATCCAACTGGTACGGGTGACCTTTGGTGCGCAGAACGTTGAGGTGGCCAACCCTTACTGGCTGTCCGGCGGCATTCAGGTGCTGCCCAACCTGGTGCTGCCGTACAACCGCATCGTCATCATCGGCTTCGCCCTGTTTGTGGTGCTGCTGACCTGGCTGCTGCTGAACAAAACCCGCCTCGGCCTTAACGTGCGTGCGGTTACACAGAACCGCAACATGGCCGCCTGCTGCGGCGTGCCCACCGGCCGGGTGGATATGCTTGCCTTCGGCCTTGGCTCCGGTATCGCTGGCCTTGGCGGCGTGGCCCTGAGCCAGATCGGCAACGTCGGCCCGGACCTCGGCCAGAGCTACATCATCGACTCGTTTCTGGTGGTCGTGCTTGGCGGCGTTGGTCAACTCGCCGGTAGCGTCATGGCCGCCTTCGGCTTAGGTATCGCCAACAAAATTCTCGAACCGCAGATCGGTGCCGTGCTCGGCAAAATCCTCATCCTCGCGCTGATCATTCTGTTTATTCAGAAACGCCCGCAAGGTCTGTTTGCTTTGAAAGGACGGGTGATCGACTGATGAGTGCAATCAATCAAACGCTGCTGGCACGCGCCAGCGCCAAGCTTGGCCCGCAGGTATCAATCGGCCTCGGCCTGCTGGTGCTCGCCGTGCTGCTGGCCATGCCGCTGCTGCACCTGTTGCCAGCCGACAACGCCCTGCATGTCTCGGCCTACACCCTGACCTTGGTCGGCAAAATCCTCTGCTACTGCATTGTCGCCCTGGCGCTCGATCTGGTCTGGGGTTACGCCGGCCTGCTGTCACTCGGTCATGGCCTGTTCTTCGCCCTCGGCGGTTATGCCATGGGCATGTACCTGATGCGCGAAGCAGCGGGCGACGGCCTACCCGCGTTTATGAGCTTCCTCGCTTGGACTGAGCTGCCCTGGTACTGGTACGGCACCGATAACTTCCTCTGGGCCATGTGCTTGGTGGTGCTAGCCCCTGGCCTACTGGCGCTGGTATTCGGCTTCTTCGCCTTCCGCTCGCGGATCAAAGGTGTGTACTTCTCGATCATGACCCAGGCGCTGACCTTCGCCGGCATGCTGTTGTTCTTCCGCAACGAAACCGGCTTTGGTGGCAACAACGGCTTTACCAATTTCAGAACAATTTTGGGGTTCGACATCACCTCAACGCACACCCGCGCGGCGCTGTTTCTCGCCACCGTACTGCTGCTGGTCGCCAGCCTGTATCTGGGCTGGCGGCTTGCCCGCAGCAAATTCGGCCGGGTGCTCACCGCCCTGCGTGATGCAGAAAACCGTCTGATGTTCTGCGGCTACGACCCGCGCGGCTACAAGCTGTTTATCTGGGTGCTCAGCGCAGTGCTCTGCGGCCTTGCGGGTGCGCTCTATGTGCCGCAGGTGGGCATCATCAACCCCAGCGAAATGTCGCCGACCAACTCCATCGAAGCCGCCGTCTGGGTCGCGTTGGGCGGGCGCGGCACGCTGATCGGCCCGCTACTCGGCGCAGGCTTGGTCAACGGCATGAAGAGCTGGTTCACCGTGGCCTTCCCCGAGTACTGGCTGTTCGCCTTGGGCTTCTTATTCATTATCGTGACGCTGTTCTTGCCCAATGGCGTGATCGGCCTTCTGAAAAAGGGCAAAGAACAATGAGAGCCACTGCGACACCCGAACTGATGCTCGAGCCCGCCTTCGATCCCGCCGGCAGCGGCCGCGATGCAATTGGTGCCAGCACCCTGGCAACCAAGGGGCTCAACGTGCGCCACGGCACCATCCTGACCTTGGAAGACATCAACGTCAGCTTCGATGGCTTCAAAGCACTAACCAACCTGACGCTGTATATCGGCGTCGGCGAACTGCGCTGCATCATCGGCCCCAACGGTGCCGGCAAGACCACCATGATGGACGTGATCACCGGTAAAACTCGCCCGGATAATGGCGTGGCCTACTTCGGCGAAACCCTCGATTTGACGCAAATGAGCGAGGTGGAAATCGCCCAGTCCGGCATTGGCCGCAAGTTCCAAAAACCGACGGTATTTGAGGCGCTCAGCGTATTTGAAAACCTTGAACTGGCGCAGAAAACCAACAAATCGGTATGGGCCAGCCTGCGCGCAAAACTGACCGGCGAGCAGCGCGACCGTATCGATGAAGTGCTGCAGACGATCAAGCTCGATGCCTCGCGCTCACGCCCTGCCGGGTTGCTCTCGCACGGGCAGAAGCAGTTTCTCGAGATCGGCATGCTGCTGGTGCAAGACCCGCAACTGCTGCTGCTCGATGAGCCAGTAGCAGGCATGACCGACGCCGAAACCGAGTTCACTGCCGAGCTGTTCAAGTCGCTGGCACGCAAGCACTCGCTGATGGTGGTCGAGCACGACATGGGCTTTGTTGGCTCCATCGCCGACCACGTCACCGTGCTGCACCAGGGCAGCGTGCTGGCCGAAGGCTCGCTGGAACAGGTGCAGGCCGATGAACGGGTGATTGAGGTGTACCTAGGCCGCTAGAACGTAGGGTGGATGACGCTTTTTTCATCCACCACAGACACTGCACGGTGGATGGCCACCCCGTGGATCGGTAAAGCGTGAGCTACGCGCCCCGATCCACCCTACAAGGACACAACCATGCTGCAAGTCCAACAACTGCATCAATACTACGGCGGCAGCCATATCCTGCGGGGGCTGTCGTTCGAGGCCAAAGTCGGCGAAGTCACCTGCCTGCTCGGCCGCAACGGCGTGGGTAAGACCACCCTGCTGAAATGCCTGATGGGCTTGATCCCGGCCAAAGAGGGCGCGGTGAACTGGGAAGGCAAGCCCATCACCGCATTCAAGCCGCACCAGCGCGTACACGCCGGCATCGCCTACGTGCCGCAAGGCCGGGAAATCTTCGGTCGCCTGACCGTGGAAGAAAACCTGCTCATGGGCCTGTCTCGCTTTCCCGGTAACGACGCAAAGGTGGTGCCAGAGTTTATTTACGAGCTGTTCCCGGTGCTGCGCGAGATGAAACACCGCCGTGGCGGCGACCTCTCCGGCGGCCAGCAGCAACAGCTGGCCATCGGCCGTGCACTGGCCAGCCAGCCGCGCCTGCTGATCCTCGACGAGCCCACCGAAGGCATCCAGCCTTCGGTGATCAAAGAGATCGGTGTGGTGATCAAAAAACTCGCCGAGCGCGGCGATATGGCCATCCTACTGGTCGAGCAGTTCTATGACTTTGCCGCCGAGCTGGCCGACCAGTACCTGGTGATGAGCCGCGGCGAAATCGTCCAGCAAGGTCGTGGCGAGACCATGGAAGCGGATGGCGTGCGTGGCCTGGTGGCCATATGAAACGCACTGTAGGGTGGATGACGCGCAGCTCATCCACCACTTAGCAAACCGCTGGTGGATGGGTAAAGCGTCATCCACCCTACGATAAGACCCTATGAACGCATCCGTACCCGTCTCCGTATTTACCCCCAGCTGGCACGCCGAGCTGGAGCTGGGCTATGGCCGCGATGGCGATGCCACCCGCCCGACCCTACGTCGCCATAAAGGCCCGCTGCGGGTGCAAAAGCATCTGTATGCCGAAGGTCCCGAGGTATGCCAGCACATTATCGTGCACCCGCCAGGTGGCATCGCCGGTGGTGACCGTCTGGATATCTCGGCCACGGTCGGCGCCAACGCCTGGGCCCAGCTGACAAGCCCCGGTGCAGCCAAGTGGTACCGTGCGGCCGGCCCGGCCTATCAGCACCTCCGGCTGCGTGTCGAAGCCGGCGCCACCCTGGAATGGCTGCCGCAAGAAACCATCGTCTACGCCGCCGCCCAGGCTGAACTGAGCACCGAGATTGCACTGTTCGGCGATGCCAAGCTGCTCTATTGGGATACCGTCGCTCTCGGCCGCCCAGCCAGTGGCGAACGCTTCGATGCTGGCCACTTCCAAGCCGAACTGAATATCCGCCGCGACGGCCAGTTGCTCTGGCATGAACGCCAGCGTGTAGTCGGCGGCGATGGCTTGCTCGATTCGCCCATCGGCCTGGACGGCAAACCGGTTTTCGCCACCCTGCTGATCACTGGCGAAATCGACAGCGAATTGCTGGAACGCTGCCGCAATCTGACCACACCGGTACGCGGCAACCTAACTCAACTACCGGGCCTGCTGGTGGCCCGTTGCCTAGCCAGTGAAGCGCTGCATGCCCGCGACTGGCTAATCGAACTTTGGCGCTTATTGCGCCCTGAATTGCTCGGACGCGATACCGTCCCCCCAAGAATCTGGAGTACCTGACTGATGGACCTAACGCCCCGCGAAAAAGACAAACTGCTGATCTTCACCGCTGGCCTGGTGGCCGAGCGCCGCTTGGCGCGAGGGGTGAAACTCAACTACCCGGAAGCCATCGCCTACATCTCGGCCGCTCTACTCGAAGGCGCTCGCGACGGCCAGACCGTGGCCGACCTGATGCACTTCGGCACCACACTGCTGAGCCGCGACCAAGTGATGCAAGGCATCCCGGAAATGATCCCGGATATCCAGGTTGAAGCCACCTTCCCGGATGGCACCAAGCTGGTCACCGTCCACCAACCCATTGCGTAATCAGCATGCCTATTTATGACGCCACTCACGCCGACCTGCCCGCCATCCTGGCCATTTACAACGAGGCGGTTGAAGCCACCACAGCCATCTGGAACGAAACCCAAGTCGACTTAGCCAACCGTCAGGCCTGGCTAGCCGAGCGAACCGCCGCGGGCTTCCCGGTATTGGTGTCTCGTAGCGACGCGGGGGAGGTACTTGGTTACGCTAGCTATGGCACCTGGCGCGCCATCGAGGGCTTTCGTCACACCGTCGAACACTCGGTGTATGTGCGCAGTGACCAACGCGGCCAGGGCCTGGGCCCACAATTGATGCACGCACTGATCGAGCGCGCAAAGCAGGCAGGCCTGCACGTCATGGTCGCGGCCATCGAGAGCGGCAACAGCGCCTCGATCCGCCTGCACCAGCGCGCAGGCTTTGTCACCACCGGCCAGATGCCGCAAGTCGGTCGCAAATTTGGCCGTTGGCTTGATCTGACCTTTATGCAATTGATGCTGGAGCAATAGCGCAATGATCCCCGGTGAATACCAGATCCAGGACGGCGACATCGAGCTCAACGTCGGACGCCGCACCCACACACTGACGGTGGCCAACAGCGGTGACCGGCCGATTCAGGTCGGCTCGCACTACCATTTTTTTGAAAGCAACGACGCGCTGACCTTCGACCGCGCTGCCACGCGCGGCATGCGCCTGAATATCCCAGCCGGCACCGCGGTGCGCTTCGAGCCCGGGCAGAGCCGCGAGGTGGAGTTGGTCGACCTGGCTGGCCACCGCCGCGTGTTCGGCTTTGCCGGGCGCGTAATGGGCAAGTTGGATTAAACCCGCCCAAATGGAAATGCGTTCACCTGTAGGAGCGGGCTTGCCCGCGAAAGTGAGCGCCACGAACAGCCTGGGTAGGATGGGTGGAGCAAGCGATACCCATCGCCAAAACCGAACCAAGCATTGATGGGTTACGCCGCGTTGCGTCTAACCCATCCTACGGACAGGACTCACAGCATGAAAATCTCCCGCCAAGCCTATG is from Pseudomonas sp. TMP9 and encodes:
- a CDS encoding urease subunit beta, with amino-acid sequence MIPGEYQIQDGDIELNVGRRTHTLTVANSGDRPIQVGSHYHFFESNDALTFDRAATRGMRLNIPAGTAVRFEPGQSREVELVDLAGHRRVFGFAGRVMGKLD
- a CDS encoding GntR family transcriptional regulator; translated protein: MQLSGAPSSGKERPENFAERIYLQLKDDIFEFRLLPGDRFSESEIAERMAVSRTPVRQALYRLEREGYLQVYFRSGWQVKPFDFAHFEELYEVRIVLELEAVRRLCERPVDEQSPALEQLKRTWLVRPEQRLQDGREVSRLDERFHCLLVEAAGNREMARLHAEVSEKIRIIRRLDFTQSPRVAATYAEHGQILAAILSRRSKEAQLLLKTHVEVSKAQVHTITLHMLHNARQRSLPDAAVKP
- a CDS encoding urease accessory protein UreD, which produces MNASVPVSVFTPSWHAELELGYGRDGDATRPTLRRHKGPLRVQKHLYAEGPEVCQHIIVHPPGGIAGGDRLDISATVGANAWAQLTSPGAAKWYRAAGPAYQHLRLRVEAGATLEWLPQETIVYAAAQAELSTEIALFGDAKLLYWDTVALGRPASGERFDAGHFQAELNIRRDGQLLWHERQRVVGGDGLLDSPIGLDGKPVFATLLITGEIDSELLERCRNLTTPVRGNLTQLPGLLVARCLASEALHARDWLIELWRLLRPELLGRDTVPPRIWST
- the urtA gene encoding urea ABC transporter substrate-binding protein gives rise to the protein MQRRNLIKAFTLSASIAAMGMSWTLHAAETIKVGVLHSLSGTMAISETSLKDMALMTIDEINAKGGVLGKQLEAVVVDPASNWPLFAERGRQLLTQDKVAVTFGCWTSVSRKSVLPVYEELNGLLFYPVQYEGEEMSPNVFYTGAAPNQQAIPAVEYLMSEDGGAAKRYFLLGTDYVYPRTTNKILRAFLISKGVADKDIEEVYTPFGHSDYQTIVANIKKFSAGGKTAVISTVNGDSNVPFYKELANQGIEATDIPVVAFSVGEEELRGIDTKPLVGQLAAWNYFQSVENPVNTKFVADWKAYAQAKKLPNADTVVTNDPMEATYVGIHMWAQAVEKAGTTDVDKVREAMAGQTFAAPSGFTLTMDKTNHHLHKPVMIGEVQEDGQFSVVWQTEGPVRAQPWSPYIEGNDKKPDYAVKSN
- a CDS encoding urease subunit gamma, producing the protein MDLTPREKDKLLIFTAGLVAERRLARGVKLNYPEAIAYISAALLEGARDGQTVADLMHFGTTLLSRDQVMQGIPEMIPDIQVEATFPDGTKLVTVHQPIA
- a CDS encoding N-acetyltransferase family protein, whose product is MSMPIYDATHADLPAILAIYNEAVEATTAIWNETQVDLANRQAWLAERTAAGFPVLVSRSDAGEVLGYASYGTWRAIEGFRHTVEHSVYVRSDQRGQGLGPQLMHALIERAKQAGLHVMVAAIESGNSASIRLHQRAGFVTTGQMPQVGRKFGRWLDLTFMQLMLEQ
- the atzF gene encoding allophanate hydrolase; protein product: MPNAPIAFTLADWQQAYRDGQSPAELLHSLLDQLTCADNAWIVLANEAQLSTQLDGLAARLRDAGGDLSKLPLYGVPFAIKDNIDAAGWPTTAACPEFAYSAAADATVVAKLRAAGAILIGKTNLDQFATGLVGTRSPHGAVRNSFNPDYVSGGSSSGSASVVARGLVPFSLGTDTAGSGRVPAGFNNIVGLKPSKGWLSTSGVVPACKTLDCISVFALTVSDALTVAQIAGGYDATDPYSRKNPMSAKVGMPAKPRLAVPSNPAFFGDSQNQAVYAAALDTLRALGAEVCEIDFTPFRQLADQLYYGSWVAERTVALEGVNPAHINPVVRGIVDNGHTYSACDAYKAEYIRAELSRTINEVLADFDALVVPTSPTIRSLAEMEVEPVLFNSQFGTYTNFTNLADLSALALPAGFRADGLPAGITLIAPAWHDQALAAFGKRWQHALNLPLGATGRALPSQMTNNDPAPGGVRVAVVGAHLTGMPLNFQLTSRDAVLVEQTTSAATYRLYALPGTVPPKPGLARVAEDGAAIIVELWDIPQARFGEFVAEIPAPLGIGNLQLADGRWVKGFICEPYALHGARDITSFGGWRAFIASQQQG
- the urtD gene encoding urea ABC transporter ATP-binding protein UrtD, with the protein product MRATATPELMLEPAFDPAGSGRDAIGASTLATKGLNVRHGTILTLEDINVSFDGFKALTNLTLYIGVGELRCIIGPNGAGKTTMMDVITGKTRPDNGVAYFGETLDLTQMSEVEIAQSGIGRKFQKPTVFEALSVFENLELAQKTNKSVWASLRAKLTGEQRDRIDEVLQTIKLDASRSRPAGLLSHGQKQFLEIGMLLVQDPQLLLLDEPVAGMTDAETEFTAELFKSLARKHSLMVVEHDMGFVGSIADHVTVLHQGSVLAEGSLEQVQADERVIEVYLGR
- the urtC gene encoding urea ABC transporter permease subunit UrtC — its product is MSAINQTLLARASAKLGPQVSIGLGLLVLAVLLAMPLLHLLPADNALHVSAYTLTLVGKILCYCIVALALDLVWGYAGLLSLGHGLFFALGGYAMGMYLMREAAGDGLPAFMSFLAWTELPWYWYGTDNFLWAMCLVVLAPGLLALVFGFFAFRSRIKGVYFSIMTQALTFAGMLLFFRNETGFGGNNGFTNFRTILGFDITSTHTRAALFLATVLLLVASLYLGWRLARSKFGRVLTALRDAENRLMFCGYDPRGYKLFIWVLSAVLCGLAGALYVPQVGIINPSEMSPTNSIEAAVWVALGGRGTLIGPLLGAGLVNGMKSWFTVAFPEYWLFALGFLFIIVTLFLPNGVIGLLKKGKEQ
- the urtB gene encoding urea ABC transporter permease subunit UrtB, with the protein product MSTALTRTLLSLLLLLPLAVHAGDAQDFVAANPAKQASLLERWSAAPDAARLPLIEALQQGRVAADSAKNAFIEIDGAYQPAEGDVQPVETPKKLRLNNRLRGLTATALASHQLLGEDPALRLAAAKQLQKSAKPAQLQLLNAQVASETDDGVRDALTLALANLQLVDSDPAVRLAAVRLLGETGDPLARTRLETLLDPAVESDAGVRTAAETSLAQVKRKLLIGELLGQAFSGLSLGSILLLAALGLAITFGLLGVINMAHGEMLMLGAYSTCMVQVMFQRFAPEAIALYPLVALPVAFLVTATIGMALERTVIRHLYGRPLETLLATWGISLILIQLVRVTFGAQNVEVANPYWLSGGIQVLPNLVLPYNRIVIIGFALFVVLLTWLLLNKTRLGLNVRAVTQNRNMAACCGVPTGRVDMLAFGLGSGIAGLGGVALSQIGNVGPDLGQSYIIDSFLVVVLGGVGQLAGSVMAAFGLGIANKILEPQIGAVLGKILILALIILFIQKRPQGLFALKGRVID
- the urtE gene encoding urea ABC transporter ATP-binding subunit UrtE — encoded protein: MLQVQQLHQYYGGSHILRGLSFEAKVGEVTCLLGRNGVGKTTLLKCLMGLIPAKEGAVNWEGKPITAFKPHQRVHAGIAYVPQGREIFGRLTVEENLLMGLSRFPGNDAKVVPEFIYELFPVLREMKHRRGGDLSGGQQQQLAIGRALASQPRLLILDEPTEGIQPSVIKEIGVVIKKLAERGDMAILLVEQFYDFAAELADQYLVMSRGEIVQQGRGETMEADGVRGLVAI